One Miscanthus floridulus cultivar M001 chromosome 11, ASM1932011v1, whole genome shotgun sequence DNA window includes the following coding sequences:
- the LOC136494921 gene encoding photosystem I subunit O-like, protein MAASASASTVSGLAGASLASRPAFSTSFARGSRVSARNPLMTRNLERNGRITCMTFPRDWLRRDLSIIGYGLIGWMGPSSVPAINGNSLTGLFFSSIGEELAHFPTPPPVTSQFWLWLVTWHLGLFIVLTFGQIGFKGRTEDYFEK, encoded by the exons atggccgcctccgcctccgcctccaccgtCTCCGGCCTCGCCGGCGCCTCCCTGGCCAGCCGGCCGGCTTTCTCCACCA GCTTCGCGAGGGGCAGCCGGGTGTCGGCGAGGAACCCGCTGATGACCAGGAACCTGGAGAGGAACGGCAGGATCACCTGCATGAC GTTTCCCCGGGACTGGCTGCGGAGGGACCTGAGCATCATCGGCTACGGGCTCATCGGCTGGATGGGCCCGTCCAGCGTCCCGGCCATCAACGGCAACAGCCTCACGGGGCTCTTCTTCTCCAGCATCGGCGAGGAGCTGGCCCACTTCCCCACGCCGCCGCCCGTCACCTCCCAGTTCTG GCTGTGGCTAGTGACGTGGCACCTGGGGCTCTTCATCGTGCTCACCTTCGGCCAGATCGGATTCAAGGGCAGGACAGAGGACTACTTCGAGAAGTGA